Below is a genomic region from Mycolicibacter hiberniae.
CGGCGTGGCCGTGCTGGTGCTCGTGCCGATGTTCGGGCTGCTCTCGGCGGTGATCGTGCCGAACCGGATTTACAGCCCGCTGTTCCGCAAGTTCGTCGAGTGGATCGAGTACCTGTGCCTCATGCCCTTGTTCCCGCTGGCGCTGTGGTTGATGAATACCTATGAAGCGATCCGGTACCGGTAGGGGCGTGCGCCGGCTGCAGCGCACCGCGGCAGCCGCCGCCGCGATGATCATGGCGGCCAGCGGCTCGCTGGCGGGCCTGCCCGCCGCCGGCGCGATCGAGCGGCCGGGGATCGACCCGGGCGCGTTGCCGCCCGACGGCACACCGGGACCGCCGCAGACCATGCGGCAGACCGCGTACTGCACCGAGGTCGGGGTGTTGCCGAACACCGACTTCCGCGTCCAGCCGGCCTATATGGACATGCTGAACCTGCCGGAGGCCTGGAAGTTCGGTCGCGGCGGCGGGGTCACCGTCGCCGTCATCGACACCGGGGTGACCCCACATCCGCGGCTGCCGAACCTGATCCCCGGCGGCGACTACGTGATGGCCGGCGGTGACGGGCTGTCGGACTGCGATGCGCACGGAACGTTGGTGGCGTCGTTGATCGCCGCCATGCCCGACAACGGGGTCACCCCGTTGCCGCCGCCACGGCAGACGCGCCGTCCGCCGTCGGTGCCCACCAACGAGCCGCCGCCACCGACCCCGTCGCCGGCGACGACGATCCTGGTGCTCCCGCCGCCCGAAGCGCCCCCGCAGCCGCCGCCCACGGAGGGCGAGGGGCCGGCTCAAGGTCCATTTCCGCCGCCCCCACCGGGTCCGGCGCTGCCCGTACCCGGGCCGCCGCCCGGTCCGGCTCCGGGACCCGGCGCGGCAAATTCGTCGGCTCACATCCCGCGTGACGGCAGTGCCGGCGCGGCGCGGTCGGCGAGTTTCTCCGGTGAGGCGCGGACCGCGCCGGTCGATTTCCACGCGCCGAGCGCACCGCCGCCGGGCGGGGGACCGGATGCCTTCAGCGGGATCGCTCCGGACGTGCAGCTGATCTCGATTCGCCAGTACAGTGCGGCCTTCGGCCCCAAAGAGCCGTTCGGGGCCGGACAGGACCCGCAGTTGCGGGAGAAGAACGATGGACTGCGGACCATGGCCCGGGCGATCGTCCACGCCGCCAACATGGGTGCGCAGGTCATCAACCTGTCCCAGGCGATCTGTATGAACGTCCGGACCATGCTCGACCAGGCCGATCTGGGCGCCGCGGTGCGCTACGCCGCGGTGGAGAAGAACGTGGTGATCGTGGCCGCGGCCGGTGACGTCAGCTGGCGGGACTGCAAGCAGAACCCCACCTACAACGCGATGCGCCCCGACGACCCGCGCGACTGGAACGGGGTCAACACCGTGGTGACGCCCGCCTGGTTCGACGAGTACGTGTTGACCGTCGGTGCAGTCGACTCGGCGGGTGCCCCGCTGAGCAAGACGAGCGTCGCCGGCCCGTGGGTGTCGATCGCCGCTCCGGGGACCGACATCGAAGGGCTCTCGCCGCGCGACGACGGGTTGATGAACGCGGTCGACGGCCCGGAGAACTCGCTGCTGGTCCCGTCGGGCACCAGTTTCTCCACGGCAATCGTCTCCGGCGTGGCGGCCCTGGTGCGGGCAAAGTACCCCGAGCTGTCGGCGCAC
It encodes:
- a CDS encoding S8 family serine peptidase, coding for MKRSGTGRGVRRLQRTAAAAAAMIMAASGSLAGLPAAGAIERPGIDPGALPPDGTPGPPQTMRQTAYCTEVGVLPNTDFRVQPAYMDMLNLPEAWKFGRGGGVTVAVIDTGVTPHPRLPNLIPGGDYVMAGGDGLSDCDAHGTLVASLIAAMPDNGVTPLPPPRQTRRPPSVPTNEPPPPTPSPATTILVLPPPEAPPQPPPTEGEGPAQGPFPPPPPGPALPVPGPPPGPAPGPGAANSSAHIPRDGSAGAARSASFSGEARTAPVDFHAPSAPPPGGGPDAFSGIAPDVQLISIRQYSAAFGPKEPFGAGQDPQLREKNDGLRTMARAIVHAANMGAQVINLSQAICMNVRTMLDQADLGAAVRYAAVEKNVVIVAAAGDVSWRDCKQNPTYNAMRPDDPRDWNGVNTVVTPAWFDEYVLTVGAVDSAGAPLSKTSVAGPWVSIAAPGTDIEGLSPRDDGLMNAVDGPENSLLVPSGTSFSTAIVSGVAALVRAKYPELSAHQVINRLIRTARPPARGVDNVVGYGIVDPVAALTWDVPDVAPQPPERLSAPLEVPPMPPERDMTPAWVAGAGLLAAIAAAGVALGVAALRRSARNR